The segment GGCGTGATGGCGAACGAGTTCATCACCTTCCTCGGGGACATCAAGAAGGGCCACGGGTTCAACAAGGTGTACATCATGGTCCAGGATGTCGAGCATGCCCGCAAGGGCGGTGAATTCATGAAGAAGATGCTCACCGACAAGGGATGGGAAGTGGGGGACATGAAGATCTACCCGACGGGAACCACGGATTTCTCCGTCGGCCTCCGCGACGCCGCCCAGAAGAAGGCGGACATCCTCTTCCTGTGGATGGACATGCCCGAGAGTTCGATCCTGCTGAAGCAGTGGAGCACCATGAAGATGAAGTCGCTTCCGGTGGGATTCGTCAACGCCGCGGAGCAGCCGGGATTCTGGAAAGCGACCGAGGGGAAGGGAGAGTATCTGATCGTCAATCTCGTGAACGGCGGCAACGCGCCGGCGAAGATCACCCCCTGGACGATGAAATTCGCCAAGGCGTACGAGAAGAGATGGGGACTGGAGCCGGAAGGGTACGGAACCTCCTCGAGCTACATGGCGGTGTATACCCTGAAGGAGGCGATCGAAAAGGCGAGGACCATCGATCCCGACGCGGTGATCACCGCCCTGGAGAACAGCAACCTCATGGGGGTGTACGGGAAAATCAGCTTCGACAAAAGGAGCCACCAGGTCATCCCGTCGCTCGACCCCGCACAGGGCGCCGTCACGAGCATCGTCCAGTGGCAGAAAGGGAAGCGAGTCCAGGTCTTCCCGCCCAAGACCGCGGAGGGGAAGGTGCTGCTGCCCCCCTGGATGAAGTGATCGGCCGGGGAAGGAGAGCGCAAACCGGGATCATGACGTGAAGGTGAGGCCCTGAGATGGAGATCCTTCTTTTCGGCATCATCAACAGCGTCACGCTCTCGCTGACGGCGCTCGGGTTCACGCTGGTGTACAGCATCAGCCGGCTGCCGAACTTCGCCCACGGGGCGCTCTATGTGACCGGTGGCTATATCGTCTGGCTCTGCGTGAACCGTCTCGGGCTGCACTACATCCTGAGCATCGTCATCGGCATCGCCGCCACCGCGATCATCGGCGCCCTCATGTATCGCCTGATCATCCAGCGGATCCGCGGCTTGCAGATCTCGGAGATCATCGCCACCTACGCCATCGGCCTCGCCATCATCGAGGGGCTGCGCTGGGGGGGGCTGAGGGGTTCGACCTTCACGCTCCCCTCGTTCTTCGCCGGCTCCGTCAAGATCGGCGGAATCGCGGTGGCCAGCCAGAGGTTCTTCGTCCTCGGTTTCGGCGTCGTCGTATTCGCGGCGCTGGGCCTCTTCGTGAAATACACGAAAACCGGGCTTGCCCTGAAAGCGATCGCGCAGGACGAGGGGGCGGCCATGATGCTCGGCATCGACTCGGACCGGAAGGCGCTCTTCTCCTTCGCCCTCGGTTCCGGCCTTTCCGCCTTCGCCGCCGTCCTGATCCTTCCGCTCGGCAGCATCGTCGTGGAGACGGGGTACAACGTCCTCATCTACTCCATCGCGGTCAGCATCATCGGGGGCCTCGGCAGCTGGGGCGGGGCGGTCGTCGCGTCGTTCGTCATCGGCTTCGCCCAGATCCTGACCGAGGTGTTCCTGTCCACGCAGTACACGATGGTCATCTCGCTGGTCGCGATCATCGTCACGCTGCTCATCAAGCCGTCCGGCATTTTCGGGAAACAGAAGGAGCTGGACGACCGCGTATGAGCGGCGGCCGGGATCGAAAGGAGCGGATCGACCGCGGGATCAAGGTCCGCAGCGACGGGCTCTACGCCGTCTCTTCCCTCCGGGAGATGCTGTATCTCTCGGGACCGCGGATCCTCCTGATCGCCGGGCTGCTGCTGCTGCCCTTTCTTCTCGACCCGCTTCCCTACTGGAGGCGGGTCATCAACATCCTGTGCGTGTACGCGCTGCTGGCGATCGCGTTCGATTTCCTCGCCAACTGCGTCGGCCTCGTCTGCCTGGGCGGCTCGATGTTCA is part of the Deltaproteobacteria bacterium CG2_30_66_27 genome and harbors:
- a CDS encoding branched-chain amino acid ABC transporter permease, producing MEILLFGIINSVTLSLTALGFTLVYSISRLPNFAHGALYVTGGYIVWLCVNRLGLHYILSIVIGIAATAIIGALMYRLIIQRIRGLQISEIIATYAIGLAIIEGLRWGGLRGSTFTLPSFFAGSVKIGGIAVASQRFFVLGFGVVVFAALGLFVKYTKTGLALKAIAQDEGAAMMLGIDSDRKALFSFALGSGLSAFAAVLILPLGSIVVETGYNVLIYSIAVSIIGGLGSWGGAVVASFVIGFAQILTEVFLSTQYTMVISLVAIIVTLLIKPSGIFGKQKELDDRV
- a CDS encoding ABC transporter substrate-binding protein, whose amino-acid sequence is MLFLALFAGGFSGLAAAAERPIVIGAPLATAFLYGWDAERGIKLAVEEINAAGGVNVGGKKRPFAVEVIDTRDLEPGVPVSEALLGVEKLILEKKADFIVGGPVRSEAALAAMDLLSKYKKVSILTTGVLTPAYHKKVEGSYDKYKYCFRITSHVGVMANEFITFLGDIKKGHGFNKVYIMVQDVEHARKGGEFMKKMLTDKGWEVGDMKIYPTGTTDFSVGLRDAAQKKADILFLWMDMPESSILLKQWSTMKMKSLPVGFVNAAEQPGFWKATEGKGEYLIVNLVNGGNAPAKITPWTMKFAKAYEKRWGLEPEGYGTSSSYMAVYTLKEAIEKARTIDPDAVITALENSNLMGVYGKISFDKRSHQVIPSLDPAQGAVTSIVQWQKGKRVQVFPPKTAEGKVLLPPWMK